A section of the Neisseria dumasiana genome encodes:
- a CDS encoding prephenate dehydrogenase produces the protein MTAIAPLKKITLIGVGLIGGSFVLDLKHKGLVGQVAGVDLNAGNLERALERKVIDEAFGTVCAEALAGADLVVIATPVATLPDVCRSLCPLLDSHTVITDVGSTKQSAIDAFRRYLPEHLPRCVAAHPIAGSDRSGALAAQFGLFQNKKLVVCPHGKEDSDGLLMLESLWQAVGARICRMGADEHDAVFAAVSHLPHLLAYAYVHQIATHADGSTYLDFAASGFRDFTRIASSHPAIWADICMANKESLLTLLYGQQKQLAALAAMLENADVSALYRYFETAKHTRDDWAASQ, from the coding sequence ATGACTGCCATTGCTCCGCTTAAAAAGATTACGCTTATCGGCGTCGGCCTGATAGGCGGTTCTTTTGTGCTTGATTTAAAACACAAAGGCTTGGTGGGTCAGGTGGCGGGCGTGGATTTGAATGCCGGTAATTTGGAGCGGGCTTTAGAGCGCAAGGTAATTGATGAGGCGTTCGGCACGGTTTGTGCGGAAGCGTTGGCGGGAGCCGATTTGGTGGTGATTGCCACTCCGGTAGCGACGCTGCCTGATGTTTGCCGCAGTTTGTGTCCGCTGTTGGATAGCCATACTGTGATTACGGATGTGGGCAGTACCAAGCAATCGGCGATTGATGCTTTCCGCCGTTATCTGCCTGAGCATCTGCCCCGATGTGTTGCGGCGCATCCGATTGCAGGGTCGGACCGCAGCGGGGCGCTGGCGGCGCAGTTCGGGTTGTTTCAAAACAAAAAGTTGGTGGTTTGTCCGCACGGAAAAGAGGATTCAGACGGCCTTTTGATGCTGGAGTCGCTTTGGCAGGCGGTGGGGGCGCGCATTTGCCGGATGGGGGCGGATGAGCACGATGCGGTTTTTGCTGCGGTTTCCCATTTGCCTCATTTGTTGGCTTATGCTTATGTGCATCAGATTGCAACGCATGCGGACGGCTCGACTTATCTTGATTTTGCCGCCTCGGGTTTTAGGGACTTTACGCGTATTGCTTCCAGCCATCCGGCGATTTGGGCGGATATCTGTATGGCCAATAAAGAGAGTTTGCTCACGTTGTTATATGGTCAGCAAAAGCAGCTCGCTGCATTGGCTGCTATGTTGGAAAATGCCGATGTTTCGGCTTTGTACCGTTATTTTGAAACGGCCAAGCATACGCGGGATGATTGGGCTGCTTCGCAATAA
- a CDS encoding transferrin-binding protein-like solute binding protein: MSKKLPLKHIALTVICSAVLAACGGGGSPDAKLVDNAISARKVINMIEALDSVEKIDAGDAQSIKNAQKAYNSLNDSQKALISKQTVEKLEAALAALAGLSNDSNPADPANPQPDHTSEIKDNKSLAPLNKPAPLHTSFISSSGAQQHNPHLQLRQVDGKPAFVDNQIGLIRSLLLNKNDEVVLDGAVLTNRAENNPATQVEFLTPDSSITKYTPAGSTKENISPLFGKKEGVYSEVKTTLDERIKAEFKELKEAWETLKDPEADPKAIADAKKKIKEAQPRYADDFEYNDILEIAKNHQEAFDVTGITGILNKVADDFKNAQTSVKEIDDAWKKVNNGDESGWEALKKWEPKHTDKLLMRIVLDANSNNAIDGMKENANKTADALHGIAYVHKDKNKLDFDKPFGGVYVIKFINGVRITLHDPAAAGWTEQTFAHYVDLNNYINHGYQSLGNETPVSDVPTEGTATYRGLTTAHLTETGKPARQLTANVVAVADFAKKGLTFKTSNTHFHTLEQGARVSTPAAGYDMSGSASWAVNSNTFKGEAATAQHGFKGSLNGKFYGTKVDEIGGTYGLSNGNQQLIGGYGAKRQ, encoded by the coding sequence ATGTCTAAAAAATTGCCTTTAAAACACATCGCACTGACTGTTATTTGTTCTGCCGTATTGGCAGCATGCGGCGGTGGCGGTTCACCCGATGCCAAGCTCGTCGATAACGCCATTTCCGCACGAAAAGTAATAAATATGATTGAAGCGTTAGACAGCGTTGAAAAAATAGATGCGGGAGACGCACAAAGCATCAAAAATGCTCAAAAAGCATACAACAGCTTAAACGATAGCCAAAAGGCCCTGATCAGTAAACAAACGGTTGAAAAACTGGAGGCGGCATTGGCTGCTTTGGCAGGATTATCTAACGACAGCAACCCCGCCGACCCTGCAAATCCGCAACCTGACCACACTTCGGAAATTAAAGACAACAAAAGCCTGGCACCCTTAAACAAACCGGCTCCTTTGCATACTTCTTTTATTTCATCTTCAGGCGCCCAACAGCACAATCCCCACCTTCAATTGAGACAGGTTGACGGCAAACCTGCTTTTGTAGATAACCAAATCGGCCTGATCCGCAGTCTGCTTCTAAACAAAAATGATGAAGTGGTATTAGACGGCGCAGTATTAACCAACCGTGCCGAAAACAATCCGGCCACTCAAGTCGAGTTTTTAACTCCCGATTCGTCTATTACCAAATATACGCCTGCAGGTTCTACAAAAGAAAACATCTCTCCTTTGTTTGGTAAAAAAGAGGGCGTTTATTCAGAAGTTAAAACAACTTTGGATGAACGTATCAAAGCCGAATTTAAAGAACTGAAAGAAGCTTGGGAAACCTTGAAAGATCCTGAAGCAGATCCTAAAGCAATTGCTGATGCCAAGAAAAAAATTAAAGAAGCCCAACCCCGTTATGCTGATGATTTTGAATATAACGATATATTGGAAATAGCGAAAAATCATCAAGAAGCCTTTGATGTTACAGGCATAACAGGTATTTTGAACAAAGTTGCCGACGATTTCAAAAATGCTCAAACATCTGTCAAAGAAATAGATGACGCATGGAAGAAAGTCAACAATGGTGATGAAAGCGGCTGGGAAGCCCTGAAAAAATGGGAGCCCAAACACACCGACAAACTGCTCATGAGAATTGTATTAGATGCTAACAGTAACAATGCGATTGACGGTATGAAAGAAAATGCCAATAAAACTGCTGATGCTCTACACGGTATTGCTTATGTCCACAAAGACAAAAATAAATTGGATTTCGACAAACCTTTCGGCGGAGTATATGTAATTAAATTCATAAACGGCGTACGTATTACTCTCCATGATCCCGCCGCAGCCGGATGGACGGAGCAAACTTTTGCACACTATGTAGATTTAAACAATTATATCAACCATGGTTACCAAAGCTTAGGTAATGAAACCCCTGTTTCGGATGTTCCTACCGAAGGTACAGCAACATACAGAGGCTTAACAACAGCTCACCTTACCGAAACCGGCAAACCCGCCCGTCAATTAACTGCAAATGTAGTGGCCGTTGCCGATTTTGCTAAAAAAGGCCTGACGTTTAAAACTTCTAATACTCACTTCCATACTTTGGAACAAGGCGCAAGGGTATCAACCCCTGCTGCCGGTTACGATATGTCCGGCTCTGCCTCATGGGCAGTAAACAGCAATACCTTTAAAGGCGAAGCTGCTACCGCACAACACGGTTTCAAAGGCAGCTTGAACGGCAAGTTCTACGGAACCAAAGTAGATGAAATCGGAGGCACTTACGGCTTGTCTAACGGCAACCAGCAATTAATTGGCGGTTACGGTGCAAAACGCCAATAA
- a CDS encoding FixH family protein, protein MAGPAIVVVAAFYTFYLAKSNSADLVSDDYYKDGKHIDLQLHRDAEALKRGITAQVLISPDKNAAKVFVSGDFDRNKTLNLVLMHPAKKSDDQTVKLQAVQSGTLSGNKAEYNAVFKPLPATHHWYVRVEDTDGKWRVEEKWIENQGYAVNLKAKEKLVDLPASDQ, encoded by the coding sequence ATGGCGGGGCCCGCCATCGTGGTGGTTGCCGCTTTTTACACTTTCTATCTGGCCAAAAGCAATTCCGCCGATTTGGTCAGCGACGATTACTACAAAGACGGTAAACACATCGACTTACAGCTGCACCGCGACGCAGAAGCCCTTAAGCGCGGCATCACCGCACAAGTGCTGATCAGCCCCGATAAAAACGCCGCCAAAGTTTTCGTGAGCGGTGATTTCGACCGCAACAAAACATTGAATTTGGTATTGATGCATCCGGCCAAAAAGTCTGACGACCAAACCGTGAAACTGCAAGCCGTCCAAAGCGGCACGCTTTCCGGCAACAAAGCCGAATACAACGCCGTATTCAAGCCCCTGCCCGCTACCCACCACTGGTATGTACGGGTCGAAGATACCGACGGCAAATGGCGCGTAGAAGAGAAATGGATTGAAAACCAAGGCTATGCCGTCAATCTCAAAGCCAAAGAAAAACTGGTTGACCTTCCCGCCTCCGACCAGTAA
- a CDS encoding disulfide bond formation protein B: protein MNGFRKVLWFIVLLSACAAFGSFYSQYVMGLNPCVLCILQRLAVMAVGFLALVCALFSQTGKAARMVSALLVSIPAVYGAGVAVYQLYIQSLPPGAAPACGAPWTFRLRDWPLFEWYEPVIRGFGDCAVPDYVLGIPLPVWSVLYFGFVGLLVWAGWLKSRKALL, encoded by the coding sequence ATGAACGGGTTCCGAAAAGTATTGTGGTTTATCGTGCTGTTGTCTGCATGTGCTGCATTCGGTTCGTTTTATTCGCAATATGTGATGGGTTTGAATCCTTGTGTATTGTGTATTCTGCAACGTTTGGCTGTGATGGCGGTAGGTTTTTTGGCTTTGGTTTGCGCGTTATTCAGCCAAACCGGTAAGGCGGCGCGTATGGTGAGTGCGCTGTTGGTGAGTATTCCGGCGGTTTATGGCGCAGGGGTTGCGGTTTATCAGCTTTATATTCAAAGCCTGCCGCCCGGTGCGGCTCCGGCATGCGGTGCGCCGTGGACTTTCCGTTTGCGCGATTGGCCTTTGTTTGAGTGGTATGAGCCGGTGATACGCGGTTTCGGCGATTGCGCCGTTCCCGATTATGTTTTGGGCATTCCTTTGCCGGTATGGAGCGTGCTGTATTTCGGCTTTGTAGGTTTGCTGGTGTGGGCGGGCTGGTTGAAAAGCCGTAAGGCTTTGCTATAA
- a CDS encoding aspartate/glutamate racemase family protein, translating into MKTLGIIGGMSAESTVLYYQIINRETNARLGSNHSADILMHSVDFEKIVALQKAGDWAAAGALLAESARKLESMGADVLVLATNTMHKIAHVIEQAVDIPLLHVVDATAETVKARGVKRVGLLGTRFTMSDGFYSERMVKLGVDVMVPSEKEQAEIHRIIFEELCLGRVCADSKSYYQQVVRRLQESGAEGVVLGCTEVGLLLKENDCPLPLFDSAQIHALAAVDAALS; encoded by the coding sequence ATGAAAACATTAGGCATCATCGGCGGCATGAGTGCAGAGAGTACCGTGTTGTATTATCAAATCATCAACCGTGAAACCAATGCGCGCTTGGGTAGCAACCACAGTGCCGACATCTTGATGCACAGTGTTGATTTTGAAAAGATTGTAGCGTTGCAGAAAGCAGGCGACTGGGCAGCTGCCGGAGCGTTGTTGGCGGAAAGTGCGCGCAAATTGGAGAGCATGGGTGCGGATGTGTTGGTGTTGGCAACCAATACCATGCATAAAATCGCACATGTGATTGAGCAGGCTGTAGATATTCCGTTGCTGCATGTGGTGGATGCGACTGCGGAGACGGTCAAAGCCCGAGGCGTGAAGCGTGTCGGGTTGTTGGGCACACGGTTTACCATGAGCGACGGTTTTTATTCGGAACGGATGGTCAAGCTCGGTGTGGACGTTATGGTGCCGTCTGAAAAAGAGCAGGCGGAAATCCACCGGATTATTTTTGAAGAACTGTGTTTGGGCAGGGTTTGCGCCGATTCCAAAAGTTATTATCAGCAAGTGGTGCGCCGTTTGCAGGAAAGCGGGGCAGAAGGTGTGGTTTTGGGTTGTACGGAAGTCGGTTTGCTGTTGAAAGAAAACGATTGTCCGCTGCCTCTGTTCGACAGCGCTCAAATTCATGCCTTAGCTGCGGTAGATGCTGCTTTGTCTTAA
- a CDS encoding NAD(P)-binding protein, with product MKRKLSRRAFLAGSAAVTGTAMLGGYKIYKLFSPQTLESSVNAAVNATYYPPALLGLRGDADGVQRAAHSIALQNKNYTLPGAAEEHYDLVVIGAGISGLTAAYLYQKQRPQAKILLLDNHDDFGGHAQRNEFTVNGRLLISYAGSESIDSPESEYSKESLALLKDIGIDYTKFADYFHQDLYETKRKLKEGIFFNAASFGKNAVVAAVPEAGEEKAADIINRFPLPEADKKALIALYTAPADYLEGKTDGERADFAENTSYYDFLKNEAKLPEGALKYLKNISSEYWGHAINAISVQEALEDGYPGVQNLGLTHEASEEEPYIYHFPDGNASIARMLVRKMIPDSAPGHTMEDIVLAKFDYAKLDLPENQVRLRLNSTALRIENNSDGVAVAYMPHDGENLKQVQAKQAIFAGHSALAARVIPEMPDAQKTASLTNVKVPMVYGKAVVKNSKAFQKLGVHSLYAPDAPYCLVKLDDPVSMGGYQFPQTADEPMVIHMVRIATDFTGQTARDMYKSGRRALNSQSYESLEKEMLDQLRSIYDVAGEKLDTVLVAVTLNRWAHGYSYEQTGLWDSDSSAENATSSMQKRIGNIFIAGADAAWMPYVNGAIDQAYRAVEEALA from the coding sequence ATGAAACGCAAACTCTCGCGCCGCGCGTTCCTAGCCGGCTCCGCCGCCGTTACCGGCACAGCGATGCTGGGCGGTTATAAAATCTACAAATTATTTTCCCCGCAAACGCTCGAATCTTCCGTTAACGCCGCCGTCAACGCCACCTACTATCCGCCCGCCCTGCTCGGTTTGCGCGGTGATGCCGACGGTGTTCAAAGAGCCGCCCACAGCATCGCTCTGCAAAACAAAAACTACACCCTGCCCGGTGCGGCCGAAGAACATTACGATCTCGTTGTTATCGGTGCCGGCATCAGCGGCCTGACTGCAGCTTATCTCTACCAAAAACAACGCCCTCAAGCCAAAATCCTGCTGCTCGACAACCACGATGATTTCGGCGGCCACGCCCAACGCAACGAATTTACCGTTAACGGCAGACTGCTTATTTCCTATGCAGGCAGCGAATCCATCGATTCGCCCGAATCCGAATATTCCAAAGAATCGCTCGCCCTGCTCAAAGATATCGGTATCGACTACACCAAATTTGCCGATTATTTCCATCAAGATTTATACGAAACCAAGCGCAAACTCAAAGAAGGCATTTTCTTTAACGCCGCTTCGTTCGGCAAAAACGCCGTTGTTGCCGCCGTACCTGAAGCAGGCGAAGAAAAAGCAGCCGATATCATCAACCGCTTTCCGCTGCCGGAAGCCGACAAAAAAGCACTCATCGCACTTTACACCGCCCCGGCCGACTATCTCGAAGGCAAAACCGACGGCGAACGTGCCGATTTTGCTGAAAACACCAGCTATTACGACTTCCTGAAAAACGAAGCCAAACTGCCCGAAGGCGCATTGAAATATCTCAAAAACATCAGTTCCGAATATTGGGGACACGCCATCAACGCCATCTCCGTGCAGGAAGCACTGGAAGACGGCTACCCCGGCGTGCAAAACCTCGGCCTGACCCACGAAGCATCGGAAGAAGAACCCTATATCTACCACTTCCCCGACGGCAACGCCTCCATTGCCCGAATGCTCGTCCGCAAAATGATTCCCGATTCGGCACCAGGCCACACGATGGAAGACATCGTTTTGGCCAAATTCGACTACGCCAAACTCGACCTGCCCGAAAACCAAGTACGCCTGCGTCTGAACAGCACCGCACTGCGTATCGAAAACAATTCGGACGGCGTAGCCGTTGCCTACATGCCGCACGATGGCGAAAACCTCAAACAAGTGCAGGCCAAACAAGCCATTTTCGCCGGACACAGCGCACTGGCCGCCCGCGTGATCCCCGAAATGCCCGATGCACAAAAAACTGCTTCGCTCACCAACGTCAAAGTGCCGATGGTTTATGGCAAAGCCGTGGTCAAGAACTCCAAAGCCTTCCAAAAGCTCGGCGTGCATTCACTCTACGCACCCGACGCACCCTATTGCCTCGTCAAACTCGACGACCCCGTGAGCATGGGCGGTTATCAGTTTCCGCAAACGGCAGACGAACCCATGGTTATCCACATGGTTCGCATCGCCACCGATTTCACCGGCCAAACCGCCCGCGATATGTATAAAAGCGGCCGCCGCGCCTTAAACAGCCAAAGTTACGAGAGCCTTGAAAAAGAAATGCTTGATCAGCTGCGCAGCATTTACGACGTTGCCGGTGAAAAGCTCGATACGGTGTTGGTGGCCGTTACATTAAACCGCTGGGCGCACGGTTACAGCTACGAACAAACCGGTTTGTGGGATTCGGACAGCAGCGCAGAAAACGCCACCTCATCCATGCAAAAGCGCATAGGCAACATTTTTATTGCCGGAGCCGATGCCGCATGGATGCCTTATGTCAACGGAGCCATCGACCAAGCCTACCGTGCCGTGGAAGAAGCATTGGCTTAA
- the trhA gene encoding PAQR family membrane homeostasis protein TrhA, whose product MYVGERFNAYSHLVGSLLAVTGLVFLLVKAVETMDEYKIVSAAAYGSCLIILYAGSTVYHSVSRPKAKAVLQKIDHCAIYLLIAGSYTPFTLVSLHGAWGWSLFGVSWGLALFGIIQELTISRKSEKRRLSMFLYVLMGWLILVAIYPLTKSLPAEGLFWLVLGGLLYSAGIYWFINDDKIKHAHGIWHLFVLGGSLAQFICVYFYVI is encoded by the coding sequence ATGTATGTAGGCGAACGGTTTAATGCGTACAGCCATCTGGTGGGCTCACTGCTGGCCGTAACCGGCTTGGTATTTTTGCTGGTTAAGGCGGTGGAAACGATGGATGAGTATAAAATCGTGAGTGCGGCCGCTTATGGTTCGTGTCTGATTATTCTCTATGCCGGCTCAACGGTTTATCACAGCGTTTCGCGGCCTAAGGCTAAAGCGGTTTTGCAGAAAATCGATCATTGCGCCATTTATCTGTTGATTGCCGGCAGCTATACGCCTTTTACTTTGGTATCGCTGCATGGTGCATGGGGTTGGTCTCTTTTCGGCGTATCTTGGGGTTTGGCCCTTTTCGGCATCATTCAGGAATTGACCATCAGCCGTAAAAGTGAAAAACGCAGGCTTTCGATGTTTTTATATGTGTTGATGGGCTGGCTGATTTTGGTGGCGATTTATCCGCTTACCAAGAGTTTGCCGGCGGAAGGTCTGTTTTGGCTGGTGTTGGGCGGCTTGCTTTACAGTGCAGGCATTTATTGGTTTATCAACGACGATAAAATCAAACACGCCCACGGTATATGGCATCTGTTTGTGCTGGGCGGAAGCTTGGCGCAATTTATCTGCGTGTATTTCTATGTGATTTAG